CTGGCCGAGATGTTCAGCGTCTTCAGTCTCTCGATTGCCCGGACGATCTTGTCGAATTCGGCCTTGTTGGGGCTGGTGGTGTACCAGACCGGGGCGGGCGGGGCGTTCTTGCTGTAGCGATCGCGGCCGACCAGGAAGAGTTGTTTGCCGTCCAGCAATCGCTTCAGCACGGCGTTGAACGCATCCATGGCCGGTCGGCCTTCGCGGGCACCGGGTTTCCCCAATTGCGCGGGCGTGATCGGGTCGGCGGTGGCGGCGGCGAGACGGTCTTGCACGCGGGCTTCGATCACCGATTCGATCGATGGCGGCTGCTTGGCCGAATAGCGCGGCCCACTCGCGGCCGTCCCAGGATATTCAAACGCACGCTTGGCAGCAACTTCCGCCGCAATCGCCGCTTGAATCGCATCATCCGCCGGCGGAGGCGGCAGCGGTGCTTTCCTGGTGCCGCGCGGGTAGAGTCGGCGAATCTGCGTGATAATCGCACGCATGGCCAACGGTTGTTCGGTTGCTTGCAGGATGTGTTGCAGTTGTTCGATCAGTTGCGGGGCGGCGGCGGTGGACATCGGGAAACTCCCACTGTGGGTTCAGGGCATCAATCCATGGCGATATGGTAACGGTCTTTTACCTCCGTGAGAAAGGGAGAATCCAAATCGGTTGGAACTACCGATCCAAGAGTCGCGCAGTGACAGCGATCGGTGAAGATAGATGATATCGAGAATCTTTGCGGATACCAGCAAAAGAGTCGAAAATCGTTCCGGAGTTGTGGTAATCCACCAGGCGAAATGCGCTGTGGGATCGGCCAGCGTGGCGCGATCCCGCAGCGGTGGTGCGTGTCGGAAATGGCGGTGTCGTGAGGCGTGGCGCGAAATTATTGGCCCAGGCCGAGGCGGATGGCGAGGAACAGGCCGCCAAAGAGCATTAGCCAGCCGACGAGTCGAGCGGCCAAGTAGGTGTAGCAGGTGCGGGTGGGCATGCTGCCGTCCAGCGTTTCGATGCGGTAAATCTCGAAATACGGGATCGGAGCGCGGCGGAACCAGCCTTCCACGCGCACGGTTTTGCCCTGGTAGTCGTTCGCCTTCAGCAGGCCGAAGAGGAAGTTCCAGAGGCCCAGCGGCTGTTGATAATCCAACAGCAGGATGCCGGTTTGATCGCGCATCACGAAATCTTCGCAGTAAATCAGGCCGGGCACGCCTTTGCCGATGACTTCGCCGGTGACGGTGGCGGTGACGGGGCGGACGGGCGAGACCTTGATATGCCCCAACAGAGCGGCAACGGTCAGGTGTGGGTGCAGATTGCCAGCGTATTTGAAGTGCGTTTTCAGCAGCGATCCCAGCCCGGCGAAGATGACCGGCAGCGACCACCAAGCCGCCGAGGTGGCCCCGAACATCGGTGCGGCCAGGGCGATGCCGACACCCAGAATCGCGCCCAAAATCGGGGCGATCATCACCAGCAGATCAACCAGGAAGTCGTCCCAATATGATTCGGGCTTCTTGCGGGTGAAGGTGAATTGCGGTTCTTGGCCCAGCACGGCGGCCTGATCGCTCAGATACGCAAGTCGATTGGCAACCAGGGGATGCGTCGAATTCAATTCGTAGAATTTCGCCCAGGGATTCCAGAGATCCCATTGCATGGCGGACTGCACGCGACCAGGATCGAGCGTGGCCGGGCTGCCATCATGTGGCGGGAGCGGCGGCGGGGTTGCATCATTGAACGAATTCGAATTCAGATTGTCGCTCGGATCATTGGACGCGGATGTGATGCGGGCGCGGGAGTCGGGAGCTGCGTTGAGCGCGAGATTCAACGAACTGCGATGATCGAAGATATTCAGTGCCCCCATGGCACCCGTCGCGGCGGGAGATTTGTTCTTGGCATCGGCTTCGGAGCGTCCGACCCCGGCGGCGAGTCCGTAGCCGATTTTGACCAGGGAGCGGGCCAAGGCGTTGGGGTTGCCGGTGGCTTGCCCGGCAAAGCGATCGGCGGCATATTCGCGGGTGCGGCTGAACCACAGCACCAGATATTCCGACACCACATAGAGCAATCCGGCGGTGATGCCGATGGCCATGGCCGGCCCTTTGGTGCGGCCTTCACCCGCGCGGCCGATTTGCGTGGCGGTGCGATAGACATAATACAGCAGCAACGGCACCAGATTCGCCAGCGTCATCAGCGCCATATCCCAATTGCGCAGGTGGCCAAATTCGTGGGCGATGACGGCGTCCAACTCGTCGGGTTCGAGCAATTCAATCAGGCCCGTGCTGAGGACGATTCGAGCATCGCCGGGCATGCGACCGTAGGTGAAGGCTTGCGGGGCACCATCGCGGATCAGCCCGAACATGGGGAAGGTGATGCCGTCGCGTTCGCAGAGTCGTTCGATGAGTTCCCGTAAATGATCGGGAAGTTGGCGCGGTTCGATCCATTCCATGGAATACAGCCACGACAGGCTGAGGTCCATCAGCCAGGGGCCGATGGCGTATTGCAGCAGCACAAAGAGGACGCCGATGCCGACGGCAATGTTGGGGGTGGTGACTTCGAATTCGACGAGCAGAATGAGCACGGCACCGACGAGGGCGTATAACAACGTCATGGTAAACGCGGATCGCAGGAACAGATTGGGCAACGCGAGCATGCCCGATGCCAGCGATTGGCGGCGGTCCCATTCGCGGGCGGCCAATTCGGGATCGTGCAGCGGATCGGGTTGCGAGTCGGGCGCGGAATTGGGGGCGGCGGCGCTCATGCCAGGTGACTCCGAACGGTGCGAATTCGGGAAATTTTCACGAGTGAATCGAATCGATATTCGCACTGCCGGGGGGCATCTTCACGTGGAAATGGTGAAATGCGGGAAAAAAATCGGATTCCGATGATTCTCGGGACGATGCCAAAAAATGCTCAGGCGATGATTTTGTGCTGTCAGCAAAAAAAAGGATCAGGTGACGCCGGTTTGCCAGACGGTGGCAGGTGGAACGGCGGGTGCCCAGTCGCGTTCGGCTTGGATTGCGTTGCGGAATTCGGCCCAGACGCAGTGGATATGGTAGGGGGCTTCGAGATCGCAGGCGAGTTGGGCGCGGCTCAAAGCGGCGTCCCAATCTCCGGCGAGTGCCAATTCCAGGGCGGCTTGGCCGTGTTCGCGGGCGAGTGCGGCGACGGCTTCCAGGCGATCCAGCCAGGCGGAGGCTTCCTGCCAGGCGCGGGATTCTTCGCCGGCGGTGGCGTT
This DNA window, taken from Tuwongella immobilis, encodes the following:
- a CDS encoding M48 family metalloprotease produces the protein MSAAAPNSAPDSQPDPLHDPELAAREWDRRQSLASGMLALPNLFLRSAFTMTLLYALVGAVLILLVEFEVTTPNIAVGIGVLFVLLQYAIGPWLMDLSLSWLYSMEWIEPRQLPDHLRELIERLCERDGITFPMFGLIRDGAPQAFTYGRMPGDARIVLSTGLIELLEPDELDAVIAHEFGHLRNWDMALMTLANLVPLLLYYVYRTATQIGRAGEGRTKGPAMAIGITAGLLYVVSEYLVLWFSRTREYAADRFAGQATGNPNALARSLVKIGYGLAAGVGRSEADAKNKSPAATGAMGALNIFDHRSSLNLALNAAPDSRARITSASNDPSDNLNSNSFNDATPPPLPPHDGSPATLDPGRVQSAMQWDLWNPWAKFYELNSTHPLVANRLAYLSDQAAVLGQEPQFTFTRKKPESYWDDFLVDLLVMIAPILGAILGVGIALAAPMFGATSAAWWSLPVIFAGLGSLLKTHFKYAGNLHPHLTVAALLGHIKVSPVRPVTATVTGEVIGKGVPGLIYCEDFVMRDQTGILLLDYQQPLGLWNFLFGLLKANDYQGKTVRVEGWFRRAPIPYFEIYRIETLDGSMPTRTCYTYLAARLVGWLMLFGGLFLAIRLGLGQ